The Candidatus Bathyarchaeota archaeon genome includes a region encoding these proteins:
- the hisS gene encoding histidine--tRNA ligase: MPSTFQPVRGMRDLIGEEAKTFTNIIATARQTADLYGFKEVITPHVEPLELLSAKSGDEIRQRMFIFKDLGERQVALRPEFTASVARLVTTALKNEPKPLRLFSVGTVYRYDEPQKGRYREFWQSNFELMGSSKPEADAEIVLLTNSMVASLGLQGFAFKIGHIGVIRGILNQEGIDEKTQNAVFQRMDKKEYGEALSLVASEKCREMLRGLLEIKGATWKETVEQIKNHVSGYEKAQAAAENLYEILALITQSAGLKVTVDPGFARGLEYYTGMIFEIYIPELEIALGGGGRYDRLIEVFGGEPTPAVGCAHGIDRIAIALQEQKAVFTAKTAKKVAVMAINDSLKAEALKIAQHLRAAGIAVEFEVMGRKMAKALEDADKRKDDYAVILGERELKEGAVMLKELATRQQCLVPLSLLVEKIKS, from the coding sequence ATGCCTTCCACTTTCCAGCCTGTGCGCGGAATGCGCGACCTCATCGGCGAAGAAGCAAAGACCTTCACAAACATCATAGCTACCGCCAGACAAACAGCCGATCTCTATGGCTTCAAAGAAGTCATAACCCCCCACGTCGAACCTCTCGAGCTACTCAGCGCCAAATCAGGCGACGAAATCCGCCAACGCATGTTCATCTTCAAAGATTTGGGTGAGCGTCAAGTGGCGCTACGCCCAGAATTCACAGCCTCAGTCGCACGCCTAGTAACCACTGCGCTGAAAAATGAACCTAAACCGCTTCGCTTATTTTCTGTAGGCACAGTTTACCGTTACGATGAACCTCAAAAAGGCAGGTACCGAGAGTTTTGGCAATCAAACTTTGAGTTGATGGGTTCCTCTAAGCCTGAAGCAGACGCTGAAATCGTGCTGTTAACAAACAGTATGGTTGCATCTTTAGGTTTGCAGGGGTTTGCTTTCAAAATAGGTCACATAGGGGTAATCCGCGGAATCCTAAATCAAGAGGGCATCGACGAGAAAACCCAAAACGCAGTTTTCCAACGTATGGATAAAAAAGAGTACGGTGAAGCACTCAGTCTTGTTGCTTCCGAGAAATGCCGTGAAATGCTCAGAGGCTTACTTGAAATCAAAGGCGCAACCTGGAAAGAGACCGTTGAACAGATAAAGAACCACGTTAGTGGATACGAGAAGGCCCAAGCAGCAGCAGAAAACCTCTACGAAATCCTAGCATTAATCACCCAAAGTGCAGGCCTAAAAGTTACTGTTGACCCAGGATTTGCGCGTGGCTTAGAATACTACACCGGTATGATCTTTGAAATCTACATCCCCGAATTAGAGATAGCTTTAGGCGGCGGCGGAAGATACGACCGCCTCATCGAAGTTTTCGGCGGCGAACCCACACCCGCAGTCGGCTGCGCACACGGCATAGACCGCATTGCCATTGCTTTGCAGGAACAAAAAGCCGTGTTCACCGCAAAAACAGCTAAAAAAGTTGCAGTTATGGCGATCAATGATTCGTTGAAAGCTGAGGCGCTCAAGATTGCACAGCATCTTCGTGCAGCAGGAATCGCGGTTGAGTTTGAGGTTATGGGCCGCAAGATGGCTAAAGCCCTCGAAGACGCAGACAAACGAAAAGATGATTACGCCGTCATCTTAGGTGAACGGGAACTCAAAGAAGGTGCGGTTATGCTTAAAGAGCTAGCAACCCGCCAACAGTGTCTGGTTCCGTTGTCGCTGTTGGTTGAAAAAATTAAAAGTTAA
- the glnA gene encoding type I glutamate--ammonia ligase — protein MKNFKNAAWKEQVTTVVQKIQENDVKFVRLQFTDINGFLKNLAVSAKNIESIFENGQSFDGSSITGYRPIEESDMVLYPDPSTFAVLPWRPKEKASARLICDVYTPQNQRFEGDPRYILERAVEKAAKAGYTFICAPELEFFIVKESENGGLPTPIDLAGYFDFHPGDLTDDLRREIADTAEAFGIDIEISHHEVALGQNEIDFKYGEALETADRAITMKMCGKVVAARNGYITTYMPKPFQGINGSGMHTHQSLWNKEMTQNLFYADDAKNGYLSELARNYIGGQLAHGRKMAAVLNSWPNSYKRLVPGYEAPVYLAWAHKNRSPLIRVPNFGGRKSAARCEIRCPDGAGNPYLQFAVLLATGLDGIKNKIDPGDAVELNVYHMSYEERKQRGIVSLPENLKEALDELETSDLMRETLGPVTFENFLKEKRHEWDLYRLQVTEWEVNRYIKRL, from the coding sequence ATGAAGAATTTTAAAAACGCGGCATGGAAAGAACAAGTAACAACAGTAGTTCAAAAAATCCAGGAAAACGACGTAAAATTTGTGAGACTGCAGTTCACCGACATAAACGGCTTCCTCAAAAACCTAGCCGTAAGCGCCAAAAACATCGAAAGTATATTCGAGAACGGGCAATCCTTCGACGGGTCATCAATCACAGGATACAGACCCATCGAAGAATCAGACATGGTTCTCTACCCAGACCCATCAACCTTCGCAGTCTTGCCTTGGAGACCAAAAGAAAAAGCCTCAGCAAGACTAATCTGCGACGTCTACACCCCACAAAACCAACGCTTTGAAGGCGACCCAAGATACATCCTCGAAAGAGCAGTTGAAAAAGCAGCAAAAGCAGGTTACACATTCATCTGCGCTCCAGAACTGGAGTTCTTCATCGTTAAAGAAAGCGAAAACGGCGGCTTACCAACCCCCATCGACTTAGCAGGCTACTTCGACTTCCACCCAGGCGATTTAACTGATGACCTCAGACGAGAAATTGCAGACACAGCTGAAGCCTTCGGCATCGACATAGAAATCAGCCACCACGAGGTTGCTTTGGGACAGAACGAAATCGACTTCAAATACGGTGAAGCTCTCGAAACCGCTGACCGCGCAATAACTATGAAGATGTGCGGTAAAGTCGTCGCAGCACGCAACGGCTACATCACCACATACATGCCTAAACCCTTCCAAGGCATCAACGGAAGCGGCATGCACACTCACCAAAGCCTCTGGAACAAAGAAATGACACAAAACCTCTTCTACGCCGACGACGCCAAAAACGGTTACCTCTCAGAACTCGCACGCAACTACATCGGCGGACAACTCGCACATGGACGCAAAATGGCGGCAGTCCTAAACAGTTGGCCAAACAGCTACAAACGTCTCGTCCCAGGATACGAAGCCCCAGTCTACCTCGCATGGGCACACAAAAACCGCAGCCCACTTATCCGTGTCCCCAACTTCGGCGGAAGAAAGAGCGCGGCCAGATGCGAAATTCGATGCCCAGACGGTGCAGGCAACCCATACTTACAGTTCGCTGTGCTACTTGCCACTGGTCTTGACGGCATAAAGAACAAGATTGACCCAGGCGACGCAGTAGAGTTAAACGTTTACCACATGAGCTATGAAGAACGCAAACAACGCGGAATCGTTTCATTACCAGAAAACCTAAAAGAAGCACTCGACGAACTTGAAACCAGCGACTTGATGCGTGAAACCCTCGGTCCAGTAACGTTTGAGAACTTCCTTAAAGAGAAACGTCACGAATGGGACCTCTACCGCTTACAAGTCACTGAGTGGGAAGTCAACCGCTACATCAAACGACTCTAA
- a CDS encoding RsmB/NOP family class I SAM-dependent RNA methyltransferase: MKSFYPPPITFCLMSGKEFFQNRYQQLGFTLKEVKLRQAIRINNANAKDKNLIERLSGLGVQLEKIPFLQSGYWVAESKVSAGATAEYLLGLYSIQEAAAQIPVSLFSDLKGKRVLDCAAAPGGKTVQLADAMANTGGIVALDVDKRRLAALSNHLERCHVANTVVYLLDARQATTLGLKFDRVLVDAPCSGNYASDRDWFKNRTIKDVERNAATQRQILTVASECLTDRGELVYSTCSLEPEEDELNMDWAIKNLNLEIQEIDCHGTRGLTNVFGRELDASVARCRRLWPGDTQGFFVCKLKRRRKQ, from the coding sequence TTGAAAAGCTTTTATCCGCCGCCAATCACTTTCTGCTTGATGTCGGGAAAAGAATTCTTCCAAAACCGCTACCAACAACTCGGTTTTACATTAAAAGAGGTTAAGCTACGTCAAGCCATCCGAATCAACAACGCAAACGCTAAAGACAAAAACCTAATCGAACGCCTATCAGGGTTAGGCGTACAACTGGAGAAAATTCCTTTTTTGCAGTCGGGGTATTGGGTGGCTGAATCCAAAGTTTCAGCGGGCGCAACCGCGGAGTATCTTTTGGGTTTGTACTCAATTCAAGAAGCAGCCGCTCAAATCCCAGTGTCGCTCTTTTCAGATTTAAAGGGAAAAAGAGTTCTGGATTGCGCCGCTGCTCCGGGAGGAAAAACTGTGCAGTTGGCTGATGCCATGGCAAACACTGGTGGCATCGTGGCGTTGGATGTGGATAAGCGGCGTTTAGCTGCTTTGAGCAACCACTTGGAGCGTTGCCACGTTGCGAACACGGTTGTCTATTTGCTCGATGCAAGGCAGGCGACTACTCTGGGATTAAAATTTGATCGCGTGTTAGTTGATGCGCCTTGCTCAGGTAACTACGCCTCAGATAGGGACTGGTTCAAAAACCGCACCATAAAAGATGTGGAGCGTAACGCGGCTACTCAAAGACAAATCCTAACTGTCGCCTCTGAGTGCTTAACGGATCGTGGTGAACTTGTTTATTCTACTTGTTCGCTTGAACCTGAAGAAGACGAACTAAACATGGATTGGGCGATAAAAAACCTAAACCTCGAAATTCAAGAAATCGACTGTCACGGAACAAGGGGCTTAACAAATGTTTTTGGCAGAGAGCTGGACGCTTCCGTTGCGCGGTGTAGGCGGTTGTGGCCCGGAGACACGCAGGGCTTTTTTGTGTGCAAACTAAAACGGAGACGAAAACAGTGA
- the nikR gene encoding nickel-responsive transcriptional regulator NikR produces MSKIVRVGVTFPPDLLKDFDQIIEKMGYESRSKAVQDAVRLYVSERKWLQEENANQTGVILMVYDHETRNLESDLTDSQHHHQDLISSTMHIHLGEHDCLEVIAVKGKGSEIRHLSDDLATRRGVKILKSMIVSV; encoded by the coding sequence ATGTCAAAAATTGTCCGTGTAGGCGTAACCTTCCCACCTGACCTTCTCAAAGACTTTGACCAAATCATAGAAAAAATGGGTTATGAAAGCCGAAGCAAAGCCGTCCAAGATGCAGTGCGACTCTACGTTTCAGAACGCAAATGGCTCCAAGAAGAAAACGCTAACCAAACAGGTGTAATACTGATGGTTTACGACCATGAGACACGCAATTTAGAAAGCGACTTAACAGACTCACAGCATCACCACCAAGACCTTATCTCTTCAACGATGCATATTCACCTTGGTGAACACGACTGTCTTGAAGTCATAGCTGTAAAAGGTAAAGGTTCAGAAATACGGCACTTAAGCGATGACTTGGCCACAAGAAGAGGCGTAAAAATCCTCAAGTCAATGATTGTTTCAGTTTAG
- the nadA gene encoding quinolinate synthase NadA: protein MDLTQKIQQLKKEKKAIILAHNYQRPEVQDIADYTGDSIELSLKAMNEKDAELIVFSAVDFMAESAAILNPNKKVLLPSLGARCPMAQMLTVDEIKRAKAKHPDAPVVLYVNTLGACKAEADICCTSANAVEVVQSLKADTVLFGPDMNLADYVAEKTGKTIIPIPSHGFCPTHLLFQPEDVQVQKIAHPKAVVLVHPECTKEMRAVADFIGSTSKICKFAKASTAKEFIVGTEEGILHRLRKENPTKKFYPAYEGAICPNMKLTTLDRIYVSLKEEKHLVTVPEAVAKKARASLERMFEVKS from the coding sequence ATGGATTTAACACAGAAAATCCAGCAACTCAAAAAAGAGAAAAAAGCCATCATCTTGGCTCACAACTATCAGCGTCCAGAAGTCCAAGATATAGCTGACTACACAGGCGACAGCATCGAGTTAAGCCTAAAAGCCATGAATGAAAAAGACGCCGAGCTGATCGTTTTTTCTGCAGTGGATTTCATGGCGGAATCTGCTGCGATTCTCAACCCAAACAAGAAGGTGCTCCTGCCCAGCTTAGGTGCACGTTGCCCAATGGCTCAGATGCTCACGGTTGACGAGATAAAGCGCGCTAAAGCCAAACACCCAGATGCACCTGTGGTTCTCTACGTTAACACCTTGGGTGCCTGCAAAGCGGAAGCGGATATTTGCTGTACAAGCGCCAACGCTGTGGAAGTAGTACAGTCACTGAAGGCGGACACAGTGTTGTTTGGGCCCGACATGAATCTGGCGGATTACGTTGCGGAGAAGACAGGTAAAACTATAATTCCTATTCCTTCACATGGGTTCTGCCCGACACATCTGCTTTTCCAACCTGAAGATGTACAAGTCCAAAAGATCGCTCACCCAAAAGCGGTAGTTTTGGTTCATCCTGAATGCACCAAAGAAATGCGGGCTGTTGCGGACTTTATCGGTAGCACTTCAAAGATTTGTAAATTCGCCAAAGCATCAACCGCTAAAGAATTCATCGTCGGCACAGAAGAAGGCATACTGCACAGGCTTCGAAAAGAGAACCCGACCAAAAAATTCTACCCTGCATATGAAGGAGCCATCTGCCCCAACATGAAACTAACTACGCTGGACAGAATCTACGTTTCACTAAAAGAAGAAAAACATTTAGTTACAGTTCCTGAAGCAGTAGCAAAGAAAGCGCGAGCTTCACTGGAACGGATGTTTGAAGTAAAAAGCTAA
- a CDS encoding DUF2283 domain-containing protein, with the protein MVKVEYDQKADALYIWVRKAKYDISEELAENVIIDLDKNGRIIGIEVLDASKNMGQELVTKILATEKLEATA; encoded by the coding sequence ATGGTAAAGGTTGAGTACGACCAAAAGGCCGACGCCCTCTACATCTGGGTAAGAAAAGCAAAATACGACATAAGCGAAGAACTAGCCGAAAACGTCATAATCGACCTAGACAAAAACGGGCGCATCATAGGCATAGAAGTTTTAGACGCCTCAAAAAACATGGGACAAGAACTAGTTACCAAAATTTTGGCTACTGAGAAACTGGAAGCAACAGCATAA
- a CDS encoding DUF4258 domain-containing protein, whose protein sequence is MVLTYTEHAKERMKNRAITKAEVEETIRHPYFTVPSRLDRIIAVKKYGDKYLKVICEKGNDKITVVTVYWTRRP, encoded by the coding sequence ATGGTCCTCACCTACACAGAGCACGCTAAAGAACGAATGAAAAACAGGGCAATAACCAAAGCCGAAGTTGAAGAGACAATTCGCCATCCCTACTTCACCGTTCCCTCACGCCTCGACAGAATCATAGCTGTAAAAAAGTACGGCGACAAATACCTAAAAGTCATCTGCGAAAAGGGCAACGATAAAATAACCGTGGTCACAGTTTACTGGACAAGGAGACCCTAA
- the ileS gene encoding isoleucine--tRNA ligase: protein MTSQNAEQNKNTLPPNYTPLELEKEIREFWTKNQIREKLEALQNSPAIKGNLGYVEGPPTLNGIPHIGHARGRIMKDIRYRWKTMEGYYMPFWAGWDCQGLPVELEVEKLLGVRNKRESIEKYGMERFIEECKKAIMRYHAMWLEADSRLGIAINQDKAYWTYKDSYIEREWQILKAAWDQGLLEEGHYVVAYCPGCQTSLSSAEVGYEGSYKEVEDPSFYFKFKVAGTPNEYFLVWTTMPFTVITDTMLAVQPEAEYVKVQVGDEIWIMVKQRVEPVMAELEIKNYQITETIQGKSLEGKGYDYPLKDIIPKQAELETKHPLVHHVVGEDFVDVNTATGVVHLSPGNGEDDFWAAKRREVPIFAPYDDEVKFTKDAGQFAGVFARDADMLVVEEMRNHNAFVALKKTRHEYPTCWRSHHKLVWLARKEYFLRTDKINQKVLEAADKVEYFYEEPKNRFLGFLKEGKPWCISRERIWGTPLPMWTCEKCGEHRLVGSKKELLEAAQQEIPSDFELHKPWVDRITIKCSKCGGTMRREDFVLDTWHNSGASPHARFSDEEEAKYVPTTFLTEGIDQTRGWANSLLLERVILTGKAEAPYKAFLFQGLTQDAKGRKMSKSLGNVVQTNELLAKTSADLCRFYMTRKCSPTDFMSFDMQELTRRSYQVLSTLYHLSRFFMENASFDEFNPKKYSFDWALKTGKLQAADVWMLSVLQQRITDYTVKLERCEFNAALAVLDDFVIETLSRLYVPMIRKELWTDDPETTERRQTIYALLHNTLKTVTLLFNPITPFLAEALYQKIYRKLEPDLPETVNLAAWPKPNTAAVNKTVEEQFEVLLKVVSISFAARQQGKLKRRWPLAKAIVVAPEKTLAALKTLESLFLEQINVKSAEYATAVPDYVGGESWVSSQEDDITVFVSGQRDDKLLGEGIMRDLARRVQALRKELGFVPTEVLDAIHIAELDTESIGLLESYLEEMAGLVRARKVYLHASRSEVTADWHESELDGKKIYINIH, encoded by the coding sequence TTGACCTCCCAAAACGCTGAGCAAAACAAAAACACACTTCCACCAAATTATACGCCGCTTGAATTGGAAAAAGAAATCCGTGAATTCTGGACAAAAAACCAGATACGAGAAAAACTCGAAGCCCTACAAAACTCGCCCGCAATAAAGGGCAACCTCGGATACGTCGAGGGACCACCTACACTAAACGGTATCCCACACATCGGTCATGCACGTGGAAGAATAATGAAGGACATCCGTTACCGATGGAAAACCATGGAAGGCTACTACATGCCGTTTTGGGCAGGATGGGACTGCCAAGGTTTACCCGTCGAACTAGAAGTAGAGAAACTCCTCGGAGTGCGCAACAAGCGGGAATCCATCGAAAAGTACGGCATGGAACGCTTCATCGAAGAATGCAAAAAAGCAATCATGCGTTACCACGCGATGTGGCTTGAAGCCGACAGCCGCCTCGGCATAGCGATTAATCAAGATAAAGCGTACTGGACATACAAAGACAGCTACATCGAGCGGGAATGGCAAATCCTCAAAGCCGCTTGGGATCAAGGTCTCCTCGAAGAAGGACACTACGTCGTTGCTTACTGCCCCGGTTGTCAAACCAGCCTCAGCAGCGCCGAAGTCGGTTACGAGGGCAGCTACAAAGAAGTCGAAGATCCCTCATTCTACTTTAAATTCAAAGTCGCAGGCACTCCAAACGAGTATTTCCTTGTTTGGACAACCATGCCCTTCACAGTCATAACAGACACGATGCTTGCGGTGCAGCCAGAAGCCGAATACGTCAAAGTCCAAGTCGGCGACGAAATCTGGATAATGGTTAAGCAACGTGTCGAACCCGTCATGGCGGAGCTTGAAATCAAAAACTACCAAATCACAGAAACCATCCAAGGCAAGAGCCTTGAAGGAAAAGGTTACGATTACCCACTTAAAGACATAATCCCCAAACAGGCAGAACTAGAAACCAAACACCCCCTTGTTCACCACGTGGTGGGTGAAGACTTCGTAGACGTAAACACAGCCACAGGCGTTGTGCATCTTTCACCGGGCAACGGTGAAGACGACTTTTGGGCAGCAAAGCGCCGTGAAGTCCCGATTTTTGCGCCCTACGACGACGAAGTAAAATTCACAAAAGACGCAGGACAATTCGCAGGCGTCTTTGCAAGAGACGCAGACATGCTGGTTGTGGAGGAGATGCGTAACCACAACGCGTTTGTAGCGCTCAAAAAAACCAGGCACGAGTACCCAACCTGTTGGCGCAGTCACCACAAACTTGTCTGGCTTGCACGAAAAGAATACTTTTTGCGCACCGACAAAATTAATCAGAAAGTTCTCGAAGCTGCAGACAAAGTCGAATACTTCTATGAAGAACCCAAAAACCGTTTCCTCGGTTTTCTCAAAGAAGGCAAACCCTGGTGTATCAGTCGCGAACGCATCTGGGGTACACCGCTGCCGATGTGGACCTGCGAAAAATGCGGCGAACACCGTTTAGTCGGAAGCAAAAAAGAACTTCTCGAAGCCGCACAACAAGAAATCCCATCTGACTTCGAGCTGCACAAGCCGTGGGTTGACAGAATCACAATCAAATGCAGCAAATGCGGCGGCACAATGCGCCGTGAAGATTTTGTGCTGGATACTTGGCATAACAGCGGCGCTTCACCCCATGCACGCTTCAGTGACGAGGAAGAAGCAAAATACGTCCCCACAACTTTTCTCACCGAAGGAATTGACCAGACACGTGGCTGGGCAAACTCGCTGTTGCTCGAACGTGTTATCTTAACTGGAAAAGCAGAAGCACCCTACAAGGCGTTTTTGTTTCAGGGCTTAACACAGGACGCTAAAGGGCGCAAGATGAGTAAAAGCCTCGGCAACGTAGTCCAAACAAACGAGTTACTCGCAAAAACAAGCGCTGATCTCTGCCGCTTCTACATGACCCGTAAATGTTCACCCACCGATTTCATGAGCTTTGATATGCAGGAACTTACCCGCAGAAGCTATCAAGTCCTCTCCACACTCTACCACCTCAGCCGCTTCTTCATGGAAAACGCATCCTTCGACGAATTCAACCCCAAAAAGTACTCGTTCGATTGGGCACTAAAAACTGGAAAACTACAAGCAGCTGATGTCTGGATGCTTTCAGTTTTGCAGCAACGCATCACAGATTACACTGTAAAGTTGGAGCGCTGCGAATTCAACGCCGCATTGGCGGTGCTTGACGACTTCGTTATTGAAACACTGAGTCGCCTATATGTGCCGATGATTAGAAAGGAACTTTGGACAGACGACCCAGAAACCACCGAGCGCCGCCAAACCATCTACGCACTACTTCACAACACATTAAAGACTGTGACTTTGCTGTTTAACCCGATTACGCCGTTTCTAGCAGAAGCACTCTATCAAAAAATCTACCGAAAACTCGAACCCGACTTACCCGAAACAGTAAACTTGGCAGCTTGGCCAAAACCAAACACTGCTGCAGTAAACAAAACTGTGGAGGAACAGTTCGAGGTTTTGCTTAAAGTGGTTTCGATTTCTTTTGCAGCACGGCAACAGGGTAAACTTAAACGTCGTTGGCCACTTGCCAAAGCAATTGTGGTGGCTCCAGAAAAAACCTTAGCTGCACTGAAAACTCTTGAAAGCTTATTCCTAGAACAGATCAACGTAAAATCCGCAGAATACGCAACCGCAGTTCCCGACTACGTTGGCGGAGAAAGTTGGGTCAGCAGCCAAGAAGACGACATCACAGTCTTTGTAAGCGGACAACGCGACGACAAACTCCTCGGTGAAGGCATAATGCGTGACTTGGCAAGACGTGTGCAGGCGCTTCGTAAAGAGTTAGGGTTTGTACCCACCGAAGTTCTGGATGCGATTCACATCGCAGAGTTAGACACTGAAAGTATAGGACTGCTTGAGTCGTATTTGGAAGAGATGGCAGGTTTAGTGCGCGCCAGAAAAGTTTACTTACACGCAAGCCGCAGCGAAGTCACAGCGGATTGGCATGAGTCAGAATTGGACGGCAAAAAAATCTACATAAACATTCACTAG
- a CDS encoding acetate--CoA ligase family protein, giving the protein MNQTSKIINQAKKEGRKALLEPEAKAICTEYGISTNKFKLAKNAKEAAKFADEIGYPIVLKIVSPDIIHKSDAGGVLVNLKTAEEVAAGYTKIIENAKNYKADAEIVGVLVLEMAPQGTEVIVGAVKDPQFGQTVMFGLGGIFVELLKDVNFRVAPITKADAKEMITQLKAFPLLNGYRGSKPADIDALATIIANVSKLVMDEPSIKELDLNPVMAYPKGAKTVDARIILE; this is encoded by the coding sequence ATGAACCAAACCTCAAAAATCATCAACCAAGCCAAAAAAGAAGGCAGAAAAGCCCTCTTAGAACCAGAAGCAAAAGCCATCTGTACCGAATACGGCATATCCACAAACAAATTCAAGCTGGCAAAAAACGCCAAAGAAGCCGCCAAATTTGCAGATGAAATCGGCTACCCAATCGTCCTAAAAATTGTCTCCCCCGACATCATCCACAAATCCGACGCGGGAGGGGTCCTTGTTAACCTAAAAACCGCAGAAGAGGTCGCCGCTGGTTACACAAAAATAATCGAAAACGCCAAGAACTACAAAGCAGACGCTGAAATCGTCGGGGTGCTGGTGTTGGAGATGGCTCCGCAGGGCACAGAGGTTATCGTGGGCGCAGTTAAAGATCCACAGTTTGGGCAAACCGTGATGTTTGGGCTCGGCGGTATTTTCGTTGAATTACTAAAAGACGTAAACTTCCGAGTTGCACCCATAACTAAAGCAGACGCAAAAGAGATGATTACTCAGCTCAAAGCGTTCCCGTTGCTCAACGGTTACCGCGGCTCCAAACCTGCAGACATAGACGCGCTCGCAACAATAATCGCTAACGTCTCCAAGTTGGTTATGGATGAGCCAAGCATCAAAGAGTTGGACTTGAACCCTGTCATGGCTTATCCAAAGGGTGCAAAAACAGTCGACGCAAGAATTATCCTTGAGTAA